One genomic region from Spirulina subsalsa PCC 9445 encodes:
- a CDS encoding NAD(P)H-quinone oxidoreductase subunit O, which produces MAGKIKKGSLVHAVREKLEASVEATASDARFPPYLFESKGEVVEMEGDYAFVKFYVPTPGMWLRLDQLELAE; this is translated from the coding sequence ATGGCAGGAAAAATAAAAAAGGGTTCTTTAGTTCACGCTGTTCGGGAAAAATTAGAAGCTAGTGTAGAGGCGACGGCGAGTGATGCTCGTTTCCCCCCCTACTTGTTTGAAAGCAAAGGGGAAGTTGTGGAAATGGAGGGAGACTACGCTTTTGTTAAATTCTACGTTCCCACACCCGGAATGTGGTTGCGTTTGGATCAACTGGAATTAGCGGAATAA